TCGCACCGTCGAACCGAACTTCTGCGGAAAACTTTGCGTCATTAAATGAGGCGGTTGCGGTGAATTTCGCGCCGTCGAACGAGGTGTTCCCGGTGAAGCTTGCGTAATTGAACTGCGCGGCTCCGACAAAGATAACTTTCCGGAAAGTTCCGTTGCGTAGCGTGCTGCTATTCATGTCCCATTCGATCAGGATTGCGGCAGTGAGATCGAGATCAATATCGGCCCATAGGGTCGCTTCGGGGTTATCTGCATCATTGCCGAACCTTAAGTGGGTAGTGAGAATGCGTTGAGCGGTTAGTCGGACTTCCCCTTCCTGGACCCGTTCACGGTGCTCGTCGCGTGCGGCCCGGTCGGCATCGGCGTCGGGCGAGGCCGTGGGGAGGTCGAATGGGGCGCGGAGGTAGGCGCAGAGCACGTTGACCACGGTCTGGCGCAAGGCGGGGTGGTCCTGCGCGAGCCGTTCCAGGGCGTACAGGCCGCCGTGACGTACTGGAGCCTTGTCTGACCCGAGCTGCTCCACTGACTTGGCGTACAGGTCGGTGATCCGGCGGGCTTCGGCGTCGCGTTCGGTCGTGGCTGCGACGCGTTCGGCGTGCAGGCGGGTGTGCTCGGCGGTCTCGCGCTGCAACTCGTACGCGCGGGCGACATCGGCCTGGTCTTGTTCCTTCTGCACCAGTCCGATCTCGGTGGCGTGTTGGCGTCGCCACGCGAGGTACAGCGCGAAGATGCCCCCTCCGCCTACTCCGATGCTCAACCCTGTGCGCAGTGCGTTGAACCGTGCGCTCACCAACTCCGCACCGGACAGTCCTGCGGTTCCTGCCCACCACAGCGCTATTACCAGGCCGATCGTCGCGACGGCGATCACAGCTGCCACGGTCGCGATCACCCTGCGTGGCATCGGCTCTAGCGGCGTGCGCGGCGCGGATGGTGTCGGCAGTGGCACAGGCAGGTGGTTGGCGGAATGCTCACCGGGTTTGGGACGGGAGAGCGATGCGGGAGCAGGGCGGTCCTCGGCCATGTTCGGATCATCGCTGGTTGACGTGACTGTGTTCCGAAGGCATGCCAGTCGGGCCGGACGGCTTGCTGTGGACGGGGTCGCAGTGGATGCTGTGCCGAGGACGTGCCGAAGTGGCTGTGCCGAGAGCTGTAAGCACTGGTCAGGTGTGGTTCGGGCGGGACTCTGTAAATCCGTCGCGAAAGCTACAGAGGTTCGAATCCTCTACCCGCCACGCGAAACGAAACCCCCTGCTCGCACATTCTGCGAGCAGGGGGTTTCGCGTCTTTCCGACTCGGCCGCGCACCTGACGGTGGCGTAGGTCACAGCAGCTGTCGCACGTCCGGGCAGTGCCCGTGACCGGCCGGTCGTCCCCGAGGTTCCCGACGTAGGCGAGGCCGACGCGCAAGCGCTTCCTCTCGCTTGCGTGCCGGCCTCGTGTGCAGCATAACCCATATCGAACGCCTGTTCGAGGGCTACGCGATCGCGGCTCTGCCGGCTTCGGTCAGCTCGGCGTCCGCGCGTTCGTCCAAGCCCACGACTCGACGCGCCCGCAACAGCCCCGCGCGCACCAGGTCGTGCGTGACCATCTGGTCGCAGCACGGCAACCCGTCCACGTACAGGTCCGGCTCACGTCCCCCGGTCAGTTGCGCCCTCCCGGCGGCAACGGCGCGGAGCATGGACTTGGCCCTCCCGGACAGCTCCCTCGCAACGCTCATGGCGACCCCCTCGCCCGTCCTTCTCATACCCGCTTCCTTCGTCTTGTAGGAGGTCTGGACCTGTGCTTCGAGTACCCCGCTCCACCAAGTTCACTCAGGTGGACGAGGGGCGCCGGTGGACGTCGCTGAGCCGTTCGGACGGCACTGCCACGCCGACCGGTTAACCTGATCAGCCCAGCCGAACTGCGGCCGACCGGTCGGCGCTCCGATCGACCCGTTGTCGCCCGGTGGTCCGGACCCGCCCGGTCCGGGGCCGAGACTGGAACACATGAGCGAAATCCTCATCGCCCTCGCAGCCCTCGCGACCGGTGTCGCCCTCGGCCTGGTCGTCCGGTCCTCGGGGCGACGTCGCTCGCCCGACCGGGCAAGGCCCGCCGACGCGCGCGAACTCCGGCTCGCCGCCGACGACCTGGAGTACGGCCTGAACACCGTGCTCAACTTCGGCCCCCTGTCGCTGTCCGAGCTGGCCGCGGTCGACCTGCCGGCGAAGCTGGACCGGGTCGCGGCGACCGGCGGGGTGCCGCGGGCCACCCTGGCCGCGCTCAAGGCGCACACCGAGAAGATCGCCCTGCACCCCTACCCCGAGCAGCGCGACCTGCTGACCGCCGTCGGGGAGGACGAGGCCGCGGTCTGGCTGGCCCTGCGCGACGCCGTCGGCAGCGGCGCGGCGCAGCACGTCGCCGCCACGCACGCCCGCCGGGTGCTGGACGGGATCCGCGACGGGCTGGGGCCGAACGGCCGGGTGGCGTCGGTGGTGGAGCTGGCGGGCGTCTGAACGCCTACCGCGCCGGTCGGCGCTGTCCAGCAGCCCGTGCACGTGGTCGGCCGGGGCCGCGCCGACGCCGCCGCGCGCGTCCTCCCGGACGCCCATCAGCCCGAGGTGCGCCACCGGTCGCACGGACGTCCGCCCGGCGATCCGGTCCGAGTGCCCCGGCAGGTCGTAGTAGGTGAACCGACGACCTCGCCCCCGCTGACCGCGAGCCAGCCGCACGGCTCCGGGCGCCCCAGCAGTTCCGCGATGTGCTCGCGCAGCCGGTCGGCGCTCGACGCGCGGGCGTCGACCACGCCGAACCGGCCGTCGAACCGCACGGTCTCCAGGTTCAGCTCGACCGCGACGTCCAGGTCGGCCGCCGTCAGCGGTCGGACCTCCACCGACGACCCGCCGCCGAGGCCGCGGCCGGGCAGCCGGGCGGCGGTCGCCAGCAGCGGCGCGTAGCCGTGCCGGGCCGGCACGCCCGCGGCCTCCACCGCCCGGCTGGGCACGGTCACCAGCGCGGCCGTGTCGTGGTCGCCCGCGCCGGTCAGCGGCCGGCGGCGGAGCAGGTCGGCCAGGTCGGCGCCGGGGCGCCAGTGCAGCGAGTGCGTGCGCAGCGCGCCCCACGTGGCGAGCAGCGAGTCCTCCGGCAGCTCGGAGAACGAGCACGGGTCGGTCGGGGCCTCGATGGCGGGCAACAAGGGGTCCACGACTCGAAGCCAACGGTTCGCGCACGTAGGTTCCGGTGCGTGGAGATCTACGTCGTAGACGCGTTCACCGACCGCGCGTTCGCGGGCAACCCGGCCGGGGTCGTGCTGCTGGACGGGCCGGTGGAGGACGCCTGGATGCAGTCCGTGGCCGCCGAGATGAAGCACGCCGAGACCGCCTTCGTGCGGGTCGACGGCGGTGATGGCGGTGGCAAGGGTGACGGCGGTGGCAACGGTGACGGCGTGCTGCCGCTGCGCTGGTTCACGCCGGTGGCCGAGGTCGACCTGTGCGGCCACGCCACCCTGGCCACCGCGCACGTGCTGGGCGGCAGCCGGAGCTTCGGCACCCGCAGCGGCGTGCTCACCTGCACGGCCGAGGACGGCTGGGTGGAGATGGACTTCCCGGCCGACCCGGCGGAACCGGTCGAGGTGACCGGGGCGCTGCGCGCCGCCCTGCCGGGCGTGACGGTGCTGGCGTCCGCGCGGGCCGTGTCCGACGTCTTGGTGGAGGTCGCGTCCGCCGCCGAGGTCCGCGCGCTGCGCCCCAACCTCGCCGCGCTCGCCGAGGTGCCCGGCCGGGGTGTGATCGTCACCGCACCCGGTGATCGTGCGGACCTCGACGTGGTGAGCCGGTGCTTCTACCCCTCCTACGGAGTCCCGGAGGATCCCGTAACCGGTTCCGCGCACTGCACGCTCGCCTCCTGGTGGGCGCCCCGGCTCGGTCGGGCGAACCTGCTGGCCGAGCAGGCGTCAGCCCGCGGCGGGCTGGTCCGGACCACTCTGGACCAAGATCGGGTGCGGCTCGCCGGTCAGGCCGTCACGGTGATCCGGGGCCGACTGTTCGTGTGAACCGATCTCTGCCTTCTGGTGGCAATCCGCTACACGACCTGCCATTTCATCGCCCGACCGGGGTACATTGGCAGCCTTGGAGGGGTCCTGGTCGGTGTTCGGGACCCCTCAGTCACGCCCGGAGCCCGTAGGCCGCGACCCGGCCCACCGCGACGACGGCCGACGAGGAGGCTGGATGTCCGACCACGCGTCGGCCACGGCGCCCAGCGCGCCGACCCGGTCCACGAACCGCGCGTTCAGCGTGTTCGCGGTCCTGCTCCTCGTCGCGGGGGCGCTGTCCGCGTTCGTCGTCGGCAACTGGCTGCCCGACACCGAGCCCGACGTCCGGCTGTACTGGACCGGGCCGCTGCTGGTGATCGGCTTCCTGCTCGCCGAGCAGCTGGCGATCAACGTCGACGTGCGCAGCGGGGTGGCCTGGACCATCTCGTTCACCGAGATCCCGCTCGTGCTCGGCCTGCTGGTCGCGCCGTTCGAGATCGTGCTCGCCGCGCACGTCGTCGCGGGCGTCGGCACGCTGCTCGGCCGCCGGGTGATCGACCGCGCGGTCTACAACGCGGGCCTGATGTTCATGGAGATCTCGGTGGCGTTCGCGGTCGCCGAGCTGGTCAAGCGGTTCCTCGGCGCGGAGGGCCCGTTCTGGGCCGGCGCGTTCGTCGGCACCATCGCGGTGCCGCTGCTGGCCAGCGTGCTCGGTCTGACCGCGCTGCGGCTCATGGGCAAGGGCATGCGGGTCGCGCCGAGCCTGCGGCTGGTGCTGCAGACCCTCGTGGTGGCCCTGCTGAACACCTCCGCGGGCCTGGCCGGCTACGAGATCGCCGACAAGGCGCCGTGGGGCGGCCTGCTGATCGGCCTGGTCTTCCTCGGCATCACCGCGATCTACCTGGCCTACTCCGGCCTGCTGCGCGAGCAGCGCGACCTGGAGGCGCTGAGCGAGGTCTCGCTGCGGGTGGCCCGCTCCGGCCGGCACGCCACCGGACCGCGCGGCGCCCCGGAGGAGGACGACGACTGCGTCGAGGACGACGAGTGGCAGCTCATCGCCGAGCGCATCCGCGAGCAGCTGAACGCCAACCGCGTGGTGCTGCGGCTGCGCACCGACCCGCAGGCGCCGATGCGCACGCTGGTCGCGGGCGAGCCGCTGCCGCCCGGCATGCGCCGCGACGACCCGCGCGTGCTGCGCGAGGACGCCATGCTCCAGCTGCCCGGCGCCCAGGTGCGGTACTTCCGCATCGTGGAGGCGGGCGAAGAGGTCTCCGAGGCGCTGACCCGCCGCGAGGCGCAGGAAGCGCTGGTCGTGCCGCTGCGCGGCGCCACCCAGCTGCTCGGCGCGATCGAGGTGCACGACCGGCTCAGCCGGTGGCGCGGTTTCGGCAAGGCCGACCTCCAGCTCCTGCGCACGCTGGCGAGCCACCTGTCCACCGCGGTGGACAACCGGCGGCTGCTCGCCCGGCTGCGCCACGACGCCTACCACGACCCGCTGACCGGCCTGCTCAACCGGCCGGGCTTCCGCGAGGCCGCCGCCGAGCCGATGCGCGAGGCCGACACGGCCGTCGTGGTCCGCATCGACCTCGACGTGCTGTCCGCCGTCTCCGACGCGCTCGGCCAGGCGTGGGGCAACCGGATGGTCGTCGCCGCCGGCCGCAGGCTGCGCGACGAGCTCGGCCCCGAGGTGCCGCTGGCCCGGCTGGAGGGCGGCGCGTTCGCCGCGCTGCTGCTGGACCGGCAGGCCGAGTGCATCCAGGAGCTGGCCGAGCGGCTGCGCGCCGCGCTGTCCGTGCCGTACCCGGTCGACCGGCTCACCGTCGAGGCGGGCGCGGTCGTCGGCTGGGCGACCACCGCCGACTGCGAGGTCGAGCAGCCGGACCCGGACGCGCTGCTGCAGCGCGCCGACGTGGCGGTCCGGGCGACCACCGACAACGAGCCGCTGCGCCAGTACGCGCCGAGCATGGGCCAGATCTTCCTGCGCCGCTTCCAGCTGGTCACCCAGTTCCGGTCGGCGCTGGAGAACGGCCAGGTCTCGGTGCACTACCAGCCCAAGGTGGCGCTGCCGAGCCGCCAGGTGATCGGCGCGGAGGCGCTGGTGCGCTGGAAGCACCCCGAGTTCGGCCGGGTGGACCCGGACGAGTTCGTGCCCGCCGTCGAGGCGACCGGCTTGGTCGACGTGCTCACCGACTTCGTCATGGACAAGGCGCTGGAGCGGGTGCGCCGCTGGATCGACCGCGGGCTGCGGATGTCCATCGCGGTGAACCTGTCCGTGCGCACGCTGGCCGACGAGGAGTTCCCGGACCGGGTGGCGGCGGCGTTGAAGCGGCACGAGGTGCCGCCGGAGCTGCTGACGTTCGAGCTGACCGAGTCGGGCGTGATGGCCGACCCGGAACGCGCGCTGCCGGTGCTGCGGCGGCTGCACGCGCTGGGCGTCGTGCTGGCCGTGGACGACTTCGGCACCGGCTACTCGTCGCTGGCCTACCTGCGGCAGCTGCCGGTGGACGAGGTGAAGATCGACAAGAGCTTCGTCCTGGGCATGGGCACCGACCTCGGCGACATGGCCGTGGTCCGCTCGATCGTCGAGCTGGGCCACTCGCTGGGGCTCACCGTGGTCGCCGAGGGCGTCGAGGACGACGCCGCGCGCGACCAGCTCGTCGGCATGGGCTGCGACGTGGCGCAGGGCTACCTGATCTCCCGGCCGCTGTCGGAGGACCGCTTCGAGGCGTGGCTGCGGGCGCGGACCGTGCAGGTCAGGGGTGCCCGGGATGAGACGGTGCTCACCTTGGTCCACTGAGGGGGACCCCCGATTTCCATCCTGAGGCGGCCCTGTTGTAGAGTTCTCCTCGCTGCAAGAGCAACAGCAAGCCCCTTTAGCTCAGTCGGCAGAGCGTCTCCATGGTAAGGAGAAGGTCTACGGTTCGATTCCGTAAAGGGGCTCCACAACTGGCCGCGGTGCTCGTGCATCGCGGCCGTGTTGTGTAAAGCGGTGTAGCTCAGTTGGTAGAGCAAGCGGCTCATAATCGCTGTGTCGCCGGTTCAAGTCCGGCCACCGCTACTCAGCAGGATCGATCCCCGCCAGGCGGTAAGCCCGCACTGGGGAGTCGGGGTAAGCGAGCTCTAGAAAGGCAAGGACCGTGGCTGCAACCGACGTACGCCCCAAGATCACCCTCGCGTGCGAGGAGTGCAAGCACCGGAACTACATCACCAGGAAGAACCGGCGCAACGACCCGGACCGCCTGGAGATCAAGAAGTTCTGCCCGAACTGCAAGACGCACCGCGCGCACAAGGAAACCCGCTGAGCGGTAGCACTTCCGACGAGGCCCGTCCCGGTATCCGGGGCGGGCCTCGTCGCGTGCGACCTGCCCGCGTATAACCTCCTCGGGTGCCACTCGACCAGTCGTTCGTCGGACGTTCCTACCCGCCGTCGCCGCCCTACGAGGTCGGCCGCGAGAAGATCCGCGAGTTCGCCGACGCGGTCGGCGAGACGAGCCCGGTGCACCGGGACCCCGAAGCCGCGCGCGCGGCCGGGCACCCGGACGTCATCGCGCCGCCCACGTTCGCCATCGTGCTGTCGCTGGGCGTCAACGACGTCCTGATCGACGACCCCGAACTCGGCCTGGACTACAGCCGGGTGGTGCACGGCGACCAGGCGTTCCTGCACCACCGCCCCATCACGGCGGGCGACCGGCTGCGGGTCGAGCTGCACGTGGACGGCATCACGTCCCGGATGGGCAACGACATGCTGGCGCTGCGCGCCGAGATCACCACCGAGCAGGGTGAGCCGGTCACCACCGCGAAGTCGACGCTGGTGGTCCGGGGGGAGGACGCGTGATCCGCGCATCGGAGGTCTCCGTCGGCGACCAGCTGCCGCCGCTGTCGGTCCGCATCACCCGCGCCGACCTGGTCCGCTACGCGGGCGCGTCCGGCGACTTCAACCCGATCCACTGGAACGACCGGTTCGCCCGCGAGGTCGGCCTGCCCGGCGTGATCGCGCACGGGATGCTGACCATGGGCCTGGCCGGCCGGATCGTCAGCCAGTGGACCGGCGACCCCGGCGCCGTCGTGGAGTACGGCGTGCGGTTCGGCAGGCCCGTGCCGGTGCCCGACGACGACGAGGGCGCCCTGGTGGAGGTCACCGGCAAGGTGGCGAAGGTCCTGGAGGACGGGACGTTCAAGGTCACCGTGACGGCCTCGTACGAGGGCAGGTCCGTGCTCGGCGGCGCGTCGGCCCGCGTCCGGCTGCGCCCGTAGGCCCGCCTTCACAGGTCCGGACCGGGCCGCACGTCCTCAGAACCCGCACAGCGCGCTGGTGCGGGCGCCGGTGGCCGTGGCCGACCGCCGTTCGACGTCGGCCACGCTCACCTCGCACGCGACGTCGCCGCCGGCCGGCCCGATGGTGACGGTGAGGACGCCGTGCTCCGGCTCTCCCGCGGTGACCAGCTCCACGTGCCAGGGCAGGGACGTCAGCTCCTCCACGCGCGTCTCACCGCCCTGGAAGGTCGAGTAGGTGACCGTGGCGCGCTCCGCGGTCCCGCTGACGTGGTAGACGACGCGGACCGGTGGTTCCGGGGCCGTCGTCCACCGCACGAGCGCGACCGCGCCGACCACGAGCACCGCCGACGCCACGACCACCAACCACGTGCGGCCCGGTCGCTCGGGCGGGACGGACTCCGTCATGGCTGGGCTCCTCGGGTGAAGATCGGTTCCGCTGAATAGACCATCGGTGTGTTTCTGGTGGCGGTTACAGCGGTCACCCGAAGGGATTACGGACGGTAGGTGTAAGCGAAATCACAGCACTGTACTGTGACCGGCAGAGCCCGGAAACGCCGAAGGGCACCCCGGCCGGGGTGCCCTTCGTGACGGAAAGTGCTACTCGACCTCGCCCAGCAGCTCGGCCATCCGCGTCACGCCGGTCTTCAGGTCGTCGTCGCCGAGCGCGTACGACAGCCGCAGGTAGCCGGGGGTGCCGAACGCCTCACCGGGCACCACGGCCACCTCGACGTGCTCCAGGATCAGCGCCGCGAGCTGCACCGTGTCGGTGATCGTCGTGCCGCGCAGCCGCTTGCCGATCAGCGCCTTGACCGACGGGTACACGTAGAACGCGCCCTTCGGGGTCGGGCACCGCACGCCGGGGATCGCGGACAGCATGTCCACGATCGTGCGCCGCCGCCGGTCGAACGCCTCGCGCATCTCGTGCGCGGCGTCCAGCGGCCCGGACACGGCCTCCAGCGCGGCCCGCTGCGACACGTTGGCCACGTTCGACGTGAGGTGCGACTGGAGGTTCGCGGCGGCCTTCACCACGTCCGCCGGGCCGATCAGCCAGCCCACCCGCCACCCCGTCATCGCGTACGTCTTCGCCACGCCGTTGAGCACGATCGTGCGGTCGGCCATGCCCGGCACGGCCACCGGCAGCGACACGGCCTCCGCGCCGTCGTAGACCAGGTGCTCGTAGATCTCGTCGCTGATCACCCACAGCCCGTGCTCCAGCGCCCACTCGCCGATCGCGGTGATCTGCTCGCGGGTGTAGACCGAGCCGGTCGGGTTGGACGGCGAGCACAGCAGCAGCACCTTGGTCCTCGGGGTGCGCGCCGCCTCCAGCTGCTCCACCGTCACCAGGTAGTCGGTCGACTCGTCCGCCGTGACCTGCACCGGGACGCCGCCCGCGAGCGTGATCGCCTCGGGGTAGGTGGTCCAGTACGGCGCGGGC
This genomic window from Saccharothrix sp. HUAS TT1 contains:
- a CDS encoding pentapeptide repeat-containing protein codes for the protein MAEDRPAPASLSRPKPGEHSANHLPVPLPTPSAPRTPLEPMPRRVIATVAAVIAVATIGLVIALWWAGTAGLSGAELVSARFNALRTGLSIGVGGGGIFALYLAWRRQHATEIGLVQKEQDQADVARAYELQRETAEHTRLHAERVAATTERDAEARRITDLYAKSVEQLGSDKAPVRHGGLYALERLAQDHPALRQTVVNVLCAYLRAPFDLPTASPDADADRAARDEHRERVQEGEVRLTAQRILTTHLRFGNDADNPEATLWADIDLDLTAAILIEWDMNSSTLRNGTFRKVIFVGAAQFNYASFTGNTSFDGAKFTATASFNDAKFSAEVRFDGATFTDTAMFDNATFAGATRFSYATFTEDSSFVKASFAGDTAFFQASFKGQSWFIEATFDGHTIFEEATFSCGAQFEYATFSDVSRFWNVTFAKHAWFNDAKFSESAEFQNAKFDESFSFMEIKSVWVAELEVKLTPFIGQATFTEAIDFGRAELVDTGLPEQIKITQGVRFDGATFSKYAQLDGATLLHSPVEQAINYSSWPDGWNPTPDHVVIEGREGTWHHLMNTSQTPANNQA
- a CDS encoding PhzF family phenazine biosynthesis protein, with the protein product MEIYVVDAFTDRAFAGNPAGVVLLDGPVEDAWMQSVAAEMKHAETAFVRVDGGDGGGKGDGGGNGDGVLPLRWFTPVAEVDLCGHATLATAHVLGGSRSFGTRSGVLTCTAEDGWVEMDFPADPAEPVEVTGALRAALPGVTVLASARAVSDVLVEVASAAEVRALRPNLAALAEVPGRGVIVTAPGDRADLDVVSRCFYPSYGVPEDPVTGSAHCTLASWWAPRLGRANLLAEQASARGGLVRTTLDQDRVRLAGQAVTVIRGRLFV
- a CDS encoding putative bifunctional diguanylate cyclase/phosphodiesterase, which produces MSDHASATAPSAPTRSTNRAFSVFAVLLLVAGALSAFVVGNWLPDTEPDVRLYWTGPLLVIGFLLAEQLAINVDVRSGVAWTISFTEIPLVLGLLVAPFEIVLAAHVVAGVGTLLGRRVIDRAVYNAGLMFMEISVAFAVAELVKRFLGAEGPFWAGAFVGTIAVPLLASVLGLTALRLMGKGMRVAPSLRLVLQTLVVALLNTSAGLAGYEIADKAPWGGLLIGLVFLGITAIYLAYSGLLREQRDLEALSEVSLRVARSGRHATGPRGAPEEDDDCVEDDEWQLIAERIREQLNANRVVLRLRTDPQAPMRTLVAGEPLPPGMRRDDPRVLREDAMLQLPGAQVRYFRIVEAGEEVSEALTRREAQEALVVPLRGATQLLGAIEVHDRLSRWRGFGKADLQLLRTLASHLSTAVDNRRLLARLRHDAYHDPLTGLLNRPGFREAAAEPMREADTAVVVRIDLDVLSAVSDALGQAWGNRMVVAAGRRLRDELGPEVPLARLEGGAFAALLLDRQAECIQELAERLRAALSVPYPVDRLTVEAGAVVGWATTADCEVEQPDPDALLQRADVAVRATTDNEPLRQYAPSMGQIFLRRFQLVTQFRSALENGQVSVHYQPKVALPSRQVIGAEALVRWKHPEFGRVDPDEFVPAVEATGLVDVLTDFVMDKALERVRRWIDRGLRMSIAVNLSVRTLADEEFPDRVAAALKRHEVPPELLTFELTESGVMADPERALPVLRRLHALGVVLAVDDFGTGYSSLAYLRQLPVDEVKIDKSFVLGMGTDLGDMAVVRSIVELGHSLGLTVVAEGVEDDAARDQLVGMGCDVAQGYLISRPLSEDRFEAWLRARTVQVRGARDETVLTLVH
- the rpmG gene encoding 50S ribosomal protein L33; translated protein: MAATDVRPKITLACEECKHRNYITRKNRRNDPDRLEIKKFCPNCKTHRAHKETR
- a CDS encoding MaoC family dehydratase N-terminal domain-containing protein, encoding MPLDQSFVGRSYPPSPPYEVGREKIREFADAVGETSPVHRDPEAARAAGHPDVIAPPTFAIVLSLGVNDVLIDDPELGLDYSRVVHGDQAFLHHRPITAGDRLRVELHVDGITSRMGNDMLALRAEITTEQGEPVTTAKSTLVVRGEDA
- a CDS encoding MaoC/PaaZ C-terminal domain-containing protein, whose product is MIRASEVSVGDQLPPLSVRITRADLVRYAGASGDFNPIHWNDRFAREVGLPGVIAHGMLTMGLAGRIVSQWTGDPGAVVEYGVRFGRPVPVPDDDEGALVEVTGKVAKVLEDGTFKVTVTASYEGRSVLGGASARVRLRP
- a CDS encoding pyridoxal phosphate-dependent aminotransferase, whose translation is MGTPETTTGTSTSEHPRISERIGGIAESATLAVDAKAKALKAAGRPVIGFGAGEPDFPTPEAVVAAAQAACADPRNHRYTPAAGLPELREAVAAKTKRDSGYEVTAAQVLITNGGKQAVYQAFATVVDPGDEVLLPAPYWTTYPEAITLAGGVPVQVTADESTDYLVTVEQLEAARTPRTKVLLLCSPSNPTGSVYTREQITAIGEWALEHGLWVISDEIYEHLVYDGAEAVSLPVAVPGMADRTIVLNGVAKTYAMTGWRVGWLIGPADVVKAAANLQSHLTSNVANVSQRAALEAVSGPLDAAHEMREAFDRRRRTIVDMLSAIPGVRCPTPKGAFYVYPSVKALIGKRLRGTTITDTVQLAALILEHVEVAVVPGEAFGTPGYLRLSYALGDDDLKTGVTRMAELLGEVE